A region of the Nocardia nova SH22a genome:
GGCGGCGGCGGGAGCGGTCACCCCCGGACCGGATCCCGCGGTGCGCGCGGCGATTCTGCTCGTCAACGACCTCGCCGTGCTGATGCTGCGCCCCCGCCTGAACGAGGTACTCGGTTTCGAACTGTTGTCACCCGACGGAATGCGGCGCTGGGGCGCCGAAGTGCTGGCGATCTACCAGCACGGAATGGGGAACGGATCCGATCCCGACGGCTGACAGCCCGTCGAAACTCTCAGTGCCGCCACGTCTTTCGAGAAAGGTTCGTCATGTCGAAATTGTCCGCGATACCCACCGCGGTCGGCGACACGCTCGTCGGCGCGGCCACCGCGGCCCTGCACAACCGGCGGCTGATGCGCGCCCCCATCTGGTTGTATCGGGCGCGACTGGGCTTCCTGTTCGGATCACGCATGCTGATGCTCGAGCACATCGGCCGCAAGTCCGGCGCGCGCCGATACGTGGTCCTGGAGCTGATCGACCGCCCGGCGCCCGGCGCCTACGTGGTGGTCTCCGGATTCGGAACCCGTGCCCAGTGGTTCCGCAATCTGCGCGCCAACCCCTCGGCGCGCGTGTGGACCGGGCCGCGAGCCGCCGTGCCCGCCACCGCGCGCGAGTTGAACCCCGACGAAGCCGCACGGTCGTTGCGGTCCTACACATCCCGCCACCGGCGAGCCTGGAACGCGCTGAAACCGGCGATCGAGAACACCTACGGCGCCCCCATCGACGAGAACGCTCCCGGCATACCTCTGGTCGAACTTCGGCTGGACAACTGACAGCCTCGGCCGCGCGGACGCGAGATCGGTTGCCGCGCAGGTCAATGCAGATCGAGGCGCTCGAAGGCGGCGACGGTCGCCGCGACCGCGGCGACGGCGATACCGATCAGGACGCCGCACCAGGCGAGGGACAGTCCGTGGTCGAGTTGTCCGTCGCCGACGGCGTAGAAGAAGGGGGACGCGAATCGTGCCGGGCGCAGCCAGTGCACGACCGGAGCGAGCGAGCTGAGCAGGTAGGCCGCCGCCGCGAGGGCCGATGTGACGCCGAGTGCCGTGCCGCGGCTGCCGGTCGCGGCGCCGACGAGCATGGCGACGGCGCCGAAGTCCACGCCGAGCAGGATCACTCCGGCAGTGATTCCGGCGAGGGCGCCGACGCCGACGTCGAGGTCGAATGCCCGGCCCACGAGGACGTGATGATCACATCGCTCATCGGTCGCACCCCGCCGGTTGTGCGACAAGGGCATACCGTGCGCGTCTCCGTGTCATTCGGCGAGTCCTTTCAGGGCCGCGGCTGGCCGGGCCAGGGCTGGTAGTCGTCGAGGCCGGGCAGCGGTGCGGCGGTCGGCGCGGGCACCAACTCCGCACGCCAGTCGGAGTCGTGCCACACCTCCGTGGCGTGCAGGGAACGCAGGGTGCCGTCGGATTCTTGCAGAGCGAGATCGGCGACGGCCCGGGTTCCGTCGTAGGAGATCCACCGGAATCCGGAGAAGTAGGGCAGGGCGGCCGCCGGGTCGATCCCGGTCGCCATGCGGGCCGTGGGCGGGCGGTCGTCGGGCGCGACCACGGCCATGGTCCGAGCCGCGTCGAGCCAGGCGGCATCGCCGATGCCGGTGAGTCGCGCGCGCTGCTGGATCATCGCCAGTACCGCGCCTTCGGGATTGTGGCCGAATCCGGTGGCGGTGTCGTCGGTGACGCTGGCAGGACCCCATCGCTGAGAGTAGGGCAGGCGGGTGCCGTGCCACGGTTTCCAGGTCAGCCACGGCGTCATGGCGAGCGCGACCGGAATAGTGTCGCCGGGACGCGGCGGGTCGAGCGAGACCGTCCGGCTGCCCGGATCATGCACGGCGCCAGCGGTATTCGCCGCACAGGCGGGCAGTACGAGGCAGGCGCACAGTGCGGTCGCCGCCCACACCGAGCGCAATCGGGGAACGGGGATCACTACTGGTCCTCTCGGCTGGGCGGGCGGTCGGCATGCGGAGTCACGCCGGTCGGTGTGCCGCCGGGATCGGCGGTGCGGGTGTAGCTCGTCGGCCGCGCACCGCCGCGGGAACGCGGGGGTGGTCCGTTCATCTGGGCGAGGCGCGCGTTGTAGGCGTCGAGCGCGGCTTGCTCCCGGTCGATATCCGTCCCGGCGGTGGCGGCGCCCAGGACGGCGCGGTCGCGGATGCCGTCGAGCCAGGGCCCGAGCCCGACATCACGGTCGGCGGTGCGAATCCATTGCCCCGCAACGGCAATCATGATCAGCATCATGAGCCCGTCACCGCCGAGCCACATGATGATCCCGGCCAGGTTCTGGTCGGCCAGTGCGCTCGGGCCCCAGTCGCGGGAACCGGCGTAGGCGGGGGCGAGCACGGTCGACGACATCATCAACGTGACGCCGACGAGGGTGTCGGGCCCGACGCAGACGGCGAGGACGACGAAGCGCAGCGCGTAGGGCCATTCGGGGGCGACGGCGAGTTCGTCACCGGCGAGCGGAAGTAACAACAGATACCCGGTGACCAGGTACAGCACGAGTTCGCCGTCGTGAATCCACATGTGCGTCGCCATCGCCTGCTGGAACCCGGTGAGATGGGTGAGCAGCAATACGCCGCTGTAGAGCGGAACGGTGAACCGCGCCGAGACCAGGATCCGGAAGACGCGGCTCGCGCGCATCCGGTCGACGGCCGCGGCGACACCCGCTCCCCCCGGCATCGTGCAGGAGCCGAATCGGCTGCGCCCACACCAGCAGTGCCGGGATCACCATGATCAGCAGCAGATGCACCACCATGTGGACCGAGAACAGCGCGTGCGAGTACGTCGCGAGCGCACTGTCGGCGACGGCGATCGCGAGGGCCAGCGCGGCCAGCCAGCAGACGGTGCGTAGCAACGGCCAACGCGATCCCCCGCGCACGGCCCGCCACAGCAGACCGAGATAGCCCACGGCAGCGGCCACGACGAGCATGTCCACGACGGGCGACCACGTCCAGGTCCCGAAAACCGTCGCCGCGGTGGGCGCGGGAACGCCCTGCATGCCGGTCACCGTCGAACTCCAAATACGAGCACACTACAATTGTTGCACTGTGCATGGTTCAGGTTTCGTTCGAGGGTGGTCGGCATGGGTGTGAGACCCTCGGAGACGGCGAGCGCACGGTGGGGGTCACTGCCACTGCCGGGACGGACGCCGTGGCGGGAGTGGCTACGGGAAAGCCGCGGCGGTCTGGTGACGCTCGCCCTGGTGATCGGCGCCGGAGCGGGCGGTGGCGCGATCGTCTTTCGCTGGCTGATAACGACTTTCACCCGAATTCTGTCCGGATATGAGGATTATTCGGCCGCCGGGCACGTGCCGAATCCGCATGCGCCCTTCCTGGGGCCGTGGTTCGTCCTGCTGGCGCCGGTGGTGGCGGGGCTCGTCTACGGGCCCCTGGTGTATCGGTTCGCGCCCGAGGCGCGGGGCCACGGCGTGCCGGAGGTCATGTACGCCGTGGCCGCCCGGGGTGGGCGGATCCCGCCGCAGGTGACCGTCGTGAAGGCGCTCGCGTCGGCGTTGTGCATCGGCGGCGGGGGTTCGGTGGGCCGGGAGGGACCGATCGTGCAGATCGGTTCGGCGTGGGGGTCGAGTATCGGGCGGCTGACCCGAATTCCGGAGCGGCGCTTGCGAATACTCGTCGCCTGCGGTGCGGCCGGAGGTATCGCGGCGACGTTCAACGCGCCCATCGCCGGTCCCTTCTTCGCGATGGAGCTGATCCTGCGCGACTTCGCCGCCGAGTCGTTCGGCGCGGTGGTGTTGTCGAGCGTCACCGCGAGTGTGATCGGCCGGGCCGCCCTCGGCAACGCGCCGTTTCTCGATCTGCCCGTGTTCGGCCTGCGCTCGGGCTGGGAGTACGGCGCTTTCGCCCTGCTCGGCGTGACGGTCGGAGCGGTCGGTGTCGCCTTCACCCACGTGCTGTACCGCATCGAGGACCTGTGCGACTGGGCGTGGCGGGGCCCGGAGTGGCTGCGGCCCGCGGTCGGTGGTCTGCTGCTGGGAGCCGTGTTGCTGGCGCTGCCGCAGATGTACGGCGTCGGCTATCCCGTCCTGTCGAATGCGATCGGCGGGCACTACGTGCTCTGGATGCTGGTCGTCCTGATGGTCGGCAAGATGCTCGCGACGAGCCTCACCATCGGAATCGGCGGCTCGGGAGGGGTATTCGCGCCCTCGCTGTTCATCGGCGCGATGGGCGGCACCGCATTCGGCGTCGTCGTCCACCAGCTGTTCCCGGCCGCCACCGCGGCGCCGGGTATGTACGGACTCGTCGGCATGGGCGCGGCATTCGCGGGCGCGACGCGGGCGGCGATCACCGCGGTCGTCATCCTGTTCGAGCTGACCGGCGAGTACTCGATCATCCTGCCGCTCATGCTGGCCGTGGTCGTGGCCACCGGCATCTCCCGCGTGCTGTCGAAGGACACCATCTACACCCTCAAACTGAGCCGCCGCGGCGTGGATCTCGATGCGGCACATGCCGGCCCGGCCGGACGCCTCGACCGCATCCGGGTCGCCGAGGTGATGCAGCCGTGCCCGGAACCGATCCCGGCCGACACCACCGTCGCCGACGCCAGCCGCGCCGTCTGGACCTCGGCGCACGCGATGGTGCCCATCGCCGGTCCGGACGGCCGATATCGTGGCTGCCTCACCGCCGCGGCCGTCGCCGAAACGCTGACCGATACCGAATCCGCCGACACCACCGTCGCCGACCTGGCCGTACTACCGCCCACGGTCGCCGAAACCAGCACGCTGGCAACAGCTCTCGATGCCCTGACCGGAGAGTCCGGCACCGGGGTCCCGGTTGTGAACGGCACCGGTGACACGGTGATCGGCTGGCTCACCCACAGCGCCGTACTAGGCGCCGTCCACGGCGGCGCGATATCCGCGCCCGGAACGGATACCGGCAAGGCCGTATCGCGGCGCTGACGGTGCGAACGCTAGATCTGATACCCGTCGATGTCCTCGCCGGGAGGCGGTTCACCACCGGCCGCGGTGAACGCGGTCAGCGCCCGAACCAGACCCGCCCGGTCGGCGACGGGCATCTTGGCGACCACGGCCGCGATCTCGTCACGCCGGTGAGCGGTCGCGGTGTCGACCACCTGCCGACCGCGATCGGTCAGCGCGACGATCTGTTCGCGACGCGAGTTCGGGTTGGTCCGCCGGTCCAGCAGACCGCCGGTGACCAGGCGATCCACCATGCGAGTGGCCGTGGAGGGCTGGACATTGAGCAATCCCGCCAGTGTGGCGACATTCGAGGGACCACGGCTCGACAGAATGACCAGCGTGCGGAACTGCGGAATGGTGATCGCATCGTCGACCGCCGCGATCGACCGCGCCGACATCGCCACGAGCAGACGAGACGCCGTGAGCAACGCGTCGGTCAGCTGATCGATATCCGCTGCCGCAGTGGTCCCGGTCTTCGCCACGATCACCTCCCTGCACCGCATCCGTCCTACCGTCCGGCGACATGTACGCCGATCCTCGAATCATATGGTTCCACCCTCAGTGAGCGCGATTACCGGCGACCGCTTCCGCGAAGCTCATCGCCCGCATACCGATCGGTTTGCCGATGAGTTTCCGGGCCTGGAGGCGTCGGTACCGGTATGACGACACACAAGCTCGAAATTCCCGGCGCAACGCTCACCTATGACGTCGCCGGGCCGCTCCCGGCCGTGGACGGGCGACCGCCGCTGCTCATGATCGGTCTTCCGATGGACGCGAGCGGGTTCACCGCGCTCGCCTCGCATTTCACCGATCGCACGGTCGTCACCTACGACCCGCGCGGACTCGGGCGCAGTGTCCGCACCGACGGCCGCAACGACAATGTCCCCGCCGTCCACGCCGAGGATGTGCACGCCGTCATCGAGGCCCTCGGCGGTCCGGTCGAACTCTTCGCCAGCAGCGGTGGAGCCGTCGTGGCGCTCGCGCTCGTGACCGCTCACCCCGCGGACGTGACCACACTGGTGGCGCACGAACCGCCGCTGGTCACCGTGCTCCCCGATGCCGCGGCGGCCGAGCGCGCGTCGGCCGGGTATCGCGACGCCTATGCGGCGAAGGGGCTCGGCGCGGGAATGGCGGCCTTCATCGCGATGACGTCCTGGCAGGGCGAGTTCACCGACGACTATTTCGCCGCGCCCGCCGCGGATCCCGCGCTGTTCGGCCTGCCGACCGAGGACGACGGTTCCCGCGACGACCCGCTGCTGTCGGACCGTTCCCGGGCGGTCGTCGACTACCGCCCCGACATCGCCGCTCTCACCGCGGCGCCGACCCGGATCGTCATCGGCTACGGCGAGGAGTCGACGGGCACGGTCACCGAACGGGCCTCGACCGAGATCGCCGACCGGCTCGGACACAAGCCGGTGGTGTTCCCCAGCCATCACGGCGGCTTCACCGGTCCGGAGTCCGGCTACCCGGGCAAACCGGAAGCTTTCGCCCGTACCCTGCGGACGGTCCTCGACGCGGCCGACTGACCGGACGGGCGAACGCACCGAGGCGGCCATCCGGCCCGTCAAAGCCGCAGCAGTTCCTCCGTATTCCGGTGTGCGATCTTCTGCTTGTCCTCTTCGGACAGGTTCGCTTCGGCGAGAAACGCTGTCGCGCCGTCGTTTCCGATGAAGGGATAGTCCACCGAGTACAGGATCCGGTCGACGCCGACGGTTTCGACGCAGAACTGCAGTTGAGCCTGGCTGAACATCCCGCTCGGCGTGATGTAGCTGTTGTGGCGGACGTAGTCGCCGACGGTGCGGTCCAGCTTGGTCACCCTCGGATCCAGTGCCTCGTCGAGACGGTCGAGATAGAAGGGGATCATCTCGCCCCAGTGGCCGAGAATGATCTGCAGTTCCGGATAGCGGTCGAAGACCCCGGACAGCACCATGTGCAGGAAGTGCACGGCGGTTTCCTGGTGCCAGCCCCAGGCGCTGGTCTGGAAGCGTGCGACGACCAGGGGATCCAGGCCGGAGTAGTTGGCTTCGGTGACCGCTACCGGCGGCACGCCGGGATGTAGGTAGATGGGGACGCCGAGGTCGGCGGCCTGTTTCAGGAGGGGGTCGAAGCGCGGTGCGTCGAGGAACAGGCCGTCCGTGCGACCCATGATCATGGTGCCGCGGAAACCCAGCTCCTCGACGCATCGGCGCAGTTCGCCGGGCGCCGCCTCGGGCACCGTGGTGGGTAACGCGGCAAATCCGGCGAAACGGCCGGGATGTTCGGAAATCGCCTGTGCCAGTGTGTTGTTGGCCTTGCGTACCAGCTCGACGGCCACCGGCCCGGGCAGCTGCTGGGTCGACAGGCAGGACAGGACCTGCATCGTGATGCCGTGACGATCCATATCGGCGATCCGGCCTGCACCCAGGTCGGTGAGGACCTCGGGCGTCGGTGAATACGGCAGGCCGCTGCCGGGATGGTAGCTGGCGGCGAAGCCGGGACTGAGCCGGTTCGACTCCGCCGCGCTGGCCGCCGCGATCTCCGGGACCAGGAAATGTTCTTCCAGCGCAATGATTTTCACATCGCCACCTTCGGCTCGTAGTTCGTGGACGCGATCGTTGCGGGCGTGGGTCGTTCCCCGCGATCGCGGCCGGTGATGCGGCGCAGTAGATCCGCGGGGTCGGATGCGGCCGATCCGCGCCAGGCGACATGCTGGTCCGGCCGGACCAGCACCATCGGCGCCTCGAACAGGCGCGCGGCCGTGTCGACATCCAGGGCCACGGTGGTCAGCGGGACACCCAGTGCCGCGGCGCTATCCACGATCGCGCGCCCGGCAGGGGTGTTCACCTCCCCCACCAGGCTGTACTCGGTTCCGAGCAGGTCGTACAGCGATCGGTCCGTGCTCAGCCAGGTATGCGGCAGCCGACCGCCGGGGGCCGCGCTGGGAACATAGTCCGCGTCGGCGACAGCGCCGACCGCATCCGGCTCGGTGACCACGATCGGTGATCCGGCACAGGAAACGCCCAGAACCAGTCCGAGACTGTGGAATTCGGCGGATTTGGTGCGCTGGGTCGCCTCGGCGACCGAGGCGACGGCCGCCGCGAACTCCTCGTCACTGCCGATCAGTCTCGGGTCGGCCAGCTCCGGGCCCAGTGTCGCCATGTTGCGGGTGGCCGCGTCGACGGTCCGTGCCGCGATGGGCCGACGTTCCGATTCATATGTGTCCAAGATGTTTTCGCCGCACCACCCGTTCAGGACACCGGCAAGTTTCCAGCCGAGATCGACCGCGTCGCCGATCCCGGTGTTGAAACCGTGCCCGCCCCACGGCGGATTCTGGTGGGCGGCATCCCCGGCCAGGAAGATCCGGCCCCGGCGGTAGGTGTCGGCGAGGTTCATCCGCGCCCGCCACGGATCGGTGGCGAGGATGTCCACCGGCACCGTGGTGTCACCGATCAGATTGTGCACCAGTCGAATCGGATCGGCGGCGCCTTCTTCCGCGCCGACGCCCATGACCACACACCACCACCGGTCGACCAGGTCGAGCCGGCCTACCAGTCCGGGCTGTTCGGGGTTGAGCACCCAGTAGTGCACGGCATCGCCGAACCGCATCCGTCCGGCGAGCTCCGGACAGCGGAACACGATGTTGAAGTTGGGTCGTTCGTCCGCACGGCCCCGCAATCGCGCGCCGATCGATTCGCGGACCATGCTGTGCGGGCCGTCGCAGCCGATGAGATAGTCGCCGGACAGGGTCTCGACCTCGCCGTCGCGGTCACGGATTCGCGCGCGCACGTGCTGTTCGTCCTGCTCCGCCGATACCACCGAGTATCCGGTGAGCAGTCGCACCTGCGGCAGTGTCTCGACCTTCTCCCGCATGATCAGCTCGACCAGCGGCTGCGGAATCTGCTGTCCGCCTTCGGCCACCAGCTCGTCGTGGATCAGATCGAGTCCGAGACAGTGGTCGAAACGGGTGACTTCCCGGCCGAGCAGGGTGCTGCAGAAAACGACCGCGTCCGACCAGCTCTGCGGCAGCGGCGCGCGGTCGCGCACCGCCTCGGCGATTCCCCATCGGCGGAAGTGTTCCATCGTTCGCGCCGAGGTGGTCTTGGCGCGCGGCCGCAGCCACGAGACCTCGTCGCGCGCCTCCACCACCACCGATCCGATGTCGTGCCGGGCGAGTTCGATCGCGGCCGCCAGCCCGACCGGACCACCACCGACGATCAGGACCGGGGCGCCGGTATGCGCGGACATCACGCGCGATCGGTCGTGGCGCCGGACAGCGAGCCGATCCATTCGGTGACGGTGCGGGCGAACAGTTCCGGCGCGTGGCCGTGCATCGAATGCGGCATGTCCGGGAAGGAGCGGTAGTCGAAACTCTGCCCCGCTCCGGTGATCAGCTCGCGAGCCCGGCTCACCTGCAGGTCGGACAATGCGCCCAGCTCCATTCCGGATTCGTCGTCGCGCTGGTGGAAATGGTGGGTGAGCAGGACCGGAACCTTGACGTTGGCCAGCATGGTCGCCTGATCGCAACTGGCCGTGGCTGATCCGCTGACGAAGGCGCGGCCCCATTCGGGGTCGTACTCCTTCAGGTTCTGCGGCGGACCCGCGTCCGGATCGGCCCCCTCGGGCCGCGGCATCATCACGGCGAGAGCGCGCAGTACCGGCGCGGGCAGTTCGCGCGGCGCGGCGTTCTGCAGGCCCTTCCAGTCCCCGATCGACCATTGGTCGCCCAGCCATTTGTTCCACCACGCGAACGCCGGGCCGAGCCCCTGATTGATCGGCTGCCCGCAGGTGGTGCGCGCTTCGGAGGCGAACAGCGGCGGATCCTCGAACACGGCGGCGCGGATCTGCCCGGGTTCGGCATAGGCGGCCAGCCACGCCGACAGCACACCGCCGGAGGACAGACCGCTCACGTAGGTGGGCCGACCGATGACGAGGTCGATGAACCGGACCAGATCGTTGCCGAGGTTGTCGACGGTGTAGCGGCCCGGTGTCCAGGTCGAGCGGCCCTGACCGCGCAGATCGACCGCGAAGACGTGAAAATCCTTCGCCAGCAACGGCATGACGTCCTCGTACCCCCACCACGATTCCGACTGACCGGGAATCAGCAGCAGTGCGGGTTTCGACGGATCGCCGGTCGTGCTGTAGTTCAGGCGTACCTCGCCGAGGTCGACGATATGTTCGTCGAAGGCGTGCGGGACGAAGGTCTCGGCCCGGTCTTCGGCTTCGAGATATCTCATGACATGTACTCCTGAACGATTGTCGTCAGCGGGCCACCCTCCCGTGATGCTCGGGACGGGCAATGGCCATATACAAGGCCGAGGCATGGCCGCACCGGAGACGTAGTGTGGCGTGGACCACAACGCTATCAATTATATGTTATAACAGCAAGAGGTTTTCAGCTGTCGAGAGTGAGGCATCAACCGTGGCGCCGTCGAATCCGCCGCTCCGTCCCATCGCCTCCCGGTCGGTGACGGCCCAGGTGACCGACGAGCTGCGTCGCTCGATTCTGTCCGGCGCACTGGCACCCGGTCGGGAGATCTCCCTCCGCGAACTGGCCGGCATGCTCGAGGTCAGCTTCATTCCGGTGCGCGAAGCCCTCCGCAGCCTGGAAAGCGAAGGGCTGGTGGTGATCCGGCCCGGGCGCAGCGCCGTCATCGCCCCGCTGGACCTGGACGATCTGCGAGCCGTCTACCGGCTGCGGCGTCAGCTCGAACCGGAGATCGCCCGGCGCGCCTGCCCACTGCTGCCCGACGGCGAGCTGGACCGCCTCGAGGCGCTGGCGGTCGAATTCGGTGACGAACAGCAGGGCATGGACGCCATCTACGAACGCCACCACACATTCCATCTCGCACTACTGGCGCCCGCGGCGACCACCTGGGATATTCGCGTGCTGACCACGCTCTGGCGCGCCGCCGAGCGATATGTGCGCATCGGCTTCGGCATCCTCGATCCCGATCCGCGCGAACACCATCGCCGCGAACGCGCCCACGAGGACCTGGTGGCGGCCTTCCGTACTCGCGATCCCGACGCGGCCGCCGCGGCGCTGACCGATCACCTCACCCGCAACGAGCAGACGGCGGTGCGCACCTTGACGGCATGGTCCGAACCCGAACGGCGAGTGATGCCGTAGCCGGGCTCGCGCCCGCGAGATGGCCACCGCCACGAACATCTCTGTGGCGGTGACCGTTTCGATTGCCGTCAGACCAGCTCCTCGGCGGTGAATCCGCTGTCGAGCCTGCGGCGCACCGTGGCGAGATACCGTGCGGCGTCGGCGCCGTCGATGATCCGATGGTCGTAGGACAGCGACAAGTACACCATCGACCGGACGCCGAACGAGACCGCGCCCGTGCTGTCGTGTTGTGGCACAACGCGTTCGGCCACCGCGCCCATGCCGAGAACGGCCGATTGCGGCTGGTTGACGATCGGGGTGTCGAACAGCGCCCCGCGGCTGCCGGTATTGGTGATCGTGAAGGTGCCGCCCGACAGTGTGTCCGGGCCGATCCTCCCGGAACGAACCAGCTCGGCATTCTCCGTGATCGCCTGCGCGAGAGCAGGAATGTTCAGCTTCTGCGCATCCCTGATGACCGGCACCATCAATCCTTTCGAACTGTCGACTGCCATCCCCAGGTGCACCGCCGCGTGATACGTCACTTCGGTGCAGTCGGCGTTCACGGCGGCGTTGATCACCGGATGCTCGGCCAGCGCTTCGATCGCCGCCTTCGTGAAGAACGGCAGGAACGACAACTTCACGCCGGTACGCCCAAGGAAGTCGGCCTTGCTCTCGTCCCGCAGCCTGGCGATCCGGGTGACATCGGCCTCCACGACCGTGGTCAGCTGCGCGGAGGTCTGCAGCGACTCGAGCATCCGCCGCGCGATCGTCTGCCGAATGCGCGGCAGGCGTTCGACCCGGTCACCCGGCTGTGCCGACGGAATATGTGCTGTCACACCAGTTTCCGATGGTGTGGCCGACAACGACACCGCCGGTCCACCACCGATCGCGGGGTTGCTGCCGTCCGGTGTGGTAGCCGCACTCACCGCTACATCACGGACCGCAGCGCTCTCGCTGGACGATTCCGCCGCGGTCCCACTCTCGGTTGCGGAGATGTGCGGCGGCTCGGATGTGGCGTCGGTCGGCGATTCGGAAGCCGGGTCCGGGGTGCCGATGAGTGCCAACGCACCGCCGATGGGTACGACCTCGTCTTCGGCGGCGAGGATCTCGAGAAGAGTTCCGGCCGCCGGGGCGGGGATTTCGGAATCGACCTTGTCGGTGGCTACTTCGAGTAGGGGTTCGTCCGCGGTGACCTCCTCGCCGGGCCGTTTCAGCCAGCGGGTGACGGTGACCTCGGTGATGTTGTCGCCCAGCGGCGGCACGGTGACGGTGGTTCCGGTGATCTGTCGGGTGGGCATGAAAATCGTTGTGTCCTCGGTTCAGTCGACGACGTCGAGCGCGGCGCGCACGATGCTGTCGGTGTCGATGCCGTGGTGGCGGTAGACGTCGTCGAGCGCGCCGGACTGACCGAATCCGGTCACGCCCAGGGATGCGCCGCGCACGCGGTTGATTCCCGCGAGGAAGCTCAGGGTGTGCGGATGTCCGTCGATCACCGTCACGAGGGGGCGGGCCCGTTCGGCGGGAAAGACCTGATCCAGAATCCAGGACGGCGCATCGGTCAGTCCCGCGCGCGCCTGCACCGCCTCGAACAGCCGTCCGGCGCTGGTCACGCAGACCACATCGGCCTCGATTTCGTTCTGCGCCAGGCGATCCGCGGCGGCTAGCACCTCGGTGACGGTCGCTCCCGTGCCGACCAGCGTCACCGCCGGAGCGCTCGCCGTGCGCAGCCGGTACGCACCGGCGATCACCTGGCGGCGACGGCGTTCCCGCGCGGCCGGGTCGTCCGGCACCGCGGCGAGCGTCTGATCGACCGGACGGGTCGACAGCCGCAGATACGAGGAGCTGCCGCCGGGCCGCCCCAACCGCGAAAGCGATTCCAGCAGAGTCCATTCCACCTCGATGGCGAAGGCCGGTTCGTAACTCACGCAGCCCGGCTGCTCCAGCCCGATCGACGGTGTCTTGATCGACTGATGCGCCCCGCCCTCGGCCGCCAGGCTCACCCCGGACGGCGTGCCGACCAGAATCGATTGCCCACCGGCGTAGATGCCGTAGGACCAGGGCTCGAGGGCGCGTTCGACGAAGGGGTCGTAGAGGACACCGATCGGGAACAGCGGCTGTCCCCATCGGCTCCAGGTGGCGCCGAGTTCGCCGATCAGGCCGACCAGATTCGTCTCGGCGATGCCCAGTTCCATGTGCTGGCCGGTCGGTCGCTCCCGCCAGTGCATGATGGTCTCCGCGTCGTCGTCGAACCAGTCGCGCCGTTCGGTCGGCGACCACACCCCGACCTTGTTCAACCATCCGGCCAGATTGGTGCTCGAGGTGACATCGGGGCTCACCGTGATCACCCGCTGCGCGGCGTCCGGCGCCTGCCGGGTCAGATCCAGCAGCACCCGCCCCAGCGCGGCCTGCGTACTCGACCTGCCGGAGGGGGTGCGGCCGATATCGGTGGGCAGCGCGGGGCGCGGCGCCTCGGGGAGCCGGGTGCGATGCAGCCGGTCGGCGGTCGCCCGGCACAACCGGCCCGCGTCGGTCGCGGCGTCGAAGAGGCCCCAGGGGTGCTCGGCGTCGGTGCCGAGTTCGGCTGCCAGAGCGGCGAATTGGTCGTTGGTCAGCAGCGACGAGTGATTCTGCGGATGGCCCTCG
Encoded here:
- a CDS encoding FAD-dependent monooxygenase, producing the protein MDRLAVRRHDRSRVMSAHTGAPVLIVGGGPVGLAAAIELARHDIGSVVVEARDEVSWLRPRAKTTSARTMEHFRRWGIAEAVRDRAPLPQSWSDAVVFCSTLLGREVTRFDHCLGLDLIHDELVAEGGQQIPQPLVELIMREKVETLPQVRLLTGYSVVSAEQDEQHVRARIRDRDGEVETLSGDYLIGCDGPHSMVRESIGARLRGRADERPNFNIVFRCPELAGRMRFGDAVHYWVLNPEQPGLVGRLDLVDRWWCVVMGVGAEEGAADPIRLVHNLIGDTTVPVDILATDPWRARMNLADTYRRGRIFLAGDAAHQNPPWGGHGFNTGIGDAVDLGWKLAGVLNGWCGENILDTYESERRPIAARTVDAATRNMATLGPELADPRLIGSDEEFAAAVASVAEATQRTKSAEFHSLGLVLGVSCAGSPIVVTEPDAVGAVADADYVPSAAPGGRLPHTWLSTDRSLYDLLGTEYSLVGEVNTPAGRAIVDSAAALGVPLTTVALDVDTAARLFEAPMVLVRPDQHVAWRGSAASDPADLLRRITGRDRGERPTPATIASTNYEPKVAM
- a CDS encoding alpha/beta fold hydrolase — its product is MRYLEAEDRAETFVPHAFDEHIVDLGEVRLNYSTTGDPSKPALLLIPGQSESWWGYEDVMPLLAKDFHVFAVDLRGQGRSTWTPGRYTVDNLGNDLVRFIDLVIGRPTYVSGLSSGGVLSAWLAAYAEPGQIRAAVFEDPPLFASEARTTCGQPINQGLGPAFAWWNKWLGDQWSIGDWKGLQNAAPRELPAPVLRALAVMMPRPEGADPDAGPPQNLKEYDPEWGRAFVSGSATASCDQATMLANVKVPVLLTHHFHQRDDESGMELGALSDLQVSRARELITGAGQSFDYRSFPDMPHSMHGHAPELFARTVTEWIGSLSGATTDRA
- a CDS encoding GntR family transcriptional regulator, producing MTAQVTDELRRSILSGALAPGREISLRELAGMLEVSFIPVREALRSLESEGLVVIRPGRSAVIAPLDLDDLRAVYRLRRQLEPEIARRACPLLPDGELDRLEALAVEFGDEQQGMDAIYERHHTFHLALLAPAATTWDIRVLTTLWRAAERYVRIGFGILDPDPREHHRRERAHEDLVAAFRTRDPDAAAAALTDHLTRNEQTAVRTLTAWSEPERRVMP
- a CDS encoding 2-oxo acid dehydrogenase subunit E2, whose product is MPTRQITGTTVTVPPLGDNITEVTVTRWLKRPGEEVTADEPLLEVATDKVDSEIPAPAAGTLLEILAAEDEVVPIGGALALIGTPDPASESPTDATSEPPHISATESGTAAESSSESAAVRDVAVSAATTPDGSNPAIGGGPAVSLSATPSETGVTAHIPSAQPGDRVERLPRIRQTIARRMLESLQTSAQLTTVVEADVTRIARLRDESKADFLGRTGVKLSFLPFFTKAAIEALAEHPVINAAVNADCTEVTYHAAVHLGMAVDSSKGLMVPVIRDAQKLNIPALAQAITENAELVRSGRIGPDTLSGGTFTITNTGSRGALFDTPIVNQPQSAVLGMGAVAERVVPQHDSTGAVSFGVRSMVYLSLSYDHRIIDGADAARYLATVRRRLDSGFTAEELV